One window of the Babesia microti strain RI chromosome IV, complete genome genome contains the following:
- a CDS encoding conserved Plasmodium membrane protein, unknown function (overlaps_old_locusTagID:BBM_III05635), whose translation MNQNSLCCSKGFTMFAGGAFFLVSFKPETVITNPLLLRPLLNVSWGYIFGSHLWAAISTYNKKYWENRIIPDYANSPSREIMQSRLKINESRIYRIYLENLIQTNVLANGILLVTTSALAPSNKFLRICSGAALLLSIGNVVFALPEDEKDDDVGVVKTSSTSCFLSEVLSFCTFGAIVPYVFA comes from the exons ATGAACCAGAATTCACTCTGTTGTTCCAAGGGTTTTACCATGTTTGCAG GTGGTGCCTTTTTCCTAGTTTCATTTAAGCCGGAAACTGTTATAACGAATCCACTGCTGTTACGGCCGCTGTTGAATGTGAGCTGGGGGTATATATTTGGATCCCATCTATGGGCAGCAATATCTACCtataacaaaaaatatt GGGAAAACCGGATAATTCCTGATTATGCTAATTCACCATCACGGGAGATTATGCAAAGCAGACTTAAGATTAACGAATCGCGCATTTATCGTATATACCTAGAGAATCTAATCCAAACAAACGTTTTAGCGAATGGGATATTATTAGTTACAACAAGCGCATTGGCGCCttcaaacaaatttctAAGGATTTGCTCGGGAGCAGCACTGCTTTTATCCATAGGAAATGTAGTATTTGCGTTGCCTGAAGACGAAAAGGATGATGATGTGGGAGTTGTAAAGACATCTTCTACTTCATGTTTCCTGTCTGAAGTACTCTCTTTTTGCACATTCGGCGCCATAGTCCCTTATGTATTTGCATAG